The following are from one region of the Flavobacteriaceae bacterium UJ101 genome:
- a CDS encoding tRNA threonylcarbamoyladenosine biosynthesis protein TsaB (Required for the formation of a threonylcarbamoyl group on adenosine at position 37 (t(6)A37) in tRNAs that read codons beginning with adenine. Is involved in the transfer of the threonylcarbamoyl moiety of threonylcarbamoyl-AMP (TC-AMP) to the N6 group of A37, together with TsaD and Tsa; this reaction does not require ATP in vitro. TsaB seems to play an indirect role in the t(6)A biosynthesis pathway, possibly in regulating the core enzymatic function of TsaD (By similarity). Neither binds polyphosphates nor a wide range of nucleotides on its own. Does not show O-sialoglycoprotein endopeptidase activity; Has been identified as the first Gram-negative bacterial RPF (Resuscitation-Promoting Factor) capable of reviving VNC (viable but non-culturable) cells when added externally, but the million-fold lower activity as compared to Gram-positive bacterial RPFs may indicate a lack of physiological relevance; Belongs to the KAE1 / TsaD family. TsaB subfamily.): MALILHIETATKNCSVALAKDGIILDSIDEYSEQYSHAERLHVFIEQLFENSIYTLQDLDAIAVGKGPGSYTGLRIGVSSAKGLCFGLKIPLISIDTLTILANSQKTTEFDYLIPMIDARRMEVYTAIFNPDLSFQKEIHALIVEENSFERYTDKKILCFGNGASKCKEIIHDKNFTYLDHCHPSAKDMVNLSFDKFQKKEFEDVAYFEPFYLKDFVALKSKKSLF, encoded by the coding sequence ATGGCATTAATATTACACATAGAAACCGCTACAAAAAATTGTTCTGTTGCTTTAGCAAAAGATGGCATTATATTAGATTCAATCGACGAATATTCTGAACAATATTCTCATGCTGAACGTTTGCATGTTTTTATTGAGCAACTTTTTGAAAATAGCATCTATACATTACAAGATTTAGATGCTATCGCTGTTGGAAAAGGGCCTGGATCTTATACAGGCCTCCGTATTGGAGTTTCTTCTGCTAAAGGGCTATGTTTTGGTTTGAAAATTCCTTTAATTTCAATTGACACCTTAACCATTTTAGCAAACAGTCAAAAAACAACAGAATTTGACTATTTAATTCCCATGATTGATGCTAGAAGAATGGAAGTCTATACAGCTATTTTTAATCCTGATTTATCTTTTCAGAAAGAAATACATGCTTTAATAGTTGAAGAAAATTCATTCGAAAGATATACTGATAAAAAAATACTGTGTTTTGGTAATGGTGCCTCTAAATGTAAAGAGATTATTCATGATAAAAATTTCACCTATTTAGACCATTGTCATCCTTCTGCAAAAGATATGGTGAATTTAAGTTTTGATAAATTTCAAAAAAAAGAATTTGAAGATGTTGCCTATTTTGAACCTTTTTACTTAAAAGATTTTGTTGCTCTAAAATCTAAAAAATCGTTATTTTAA
- the aroQ|qutE gene encoding 3-dehydroquinate dehydratase (Catalyzes a trans-dehydration via an enolate intermediate; Belongs to the type-II 3-dehydroquinase family.; KEGG: bcc:BCc_251 3-dehydroquinate dehydratase II): MKVIIINGPNLNLLGKREPEIYGNQTFEDYFKELKSIFPLINLVYFQSNHEGLLIDKIQEVGFDYDAIILNAAAYTHTSIALHDCIKAITTPVIEVHISNIEQREDFRKHSYITPVAQKLIMGHGLKGYEIALQWLVKSEK; this comes from the coding sequence ATGAAAGTTATCATTATTAATGGTCCAAATTTAAATCTTTTAGGAAAAAGAGAACCTGAAATCTATGGAAACCAAACATTTGAAGATTATTTTAAAGAATTAAAATCCATCTTCCCACTAATCAATTTAGTCTACTTTCAAAGTAATCACGAGGGTTTACTAATTGACAAAATCCAAGAAGTTGGTTTTGATTATGATGCCATTATTTTAAATGCAGCTGCTTATACCCATACTTCTATTGCATTACATGATTGCATTAAAGCCATTACAACACCTGTAATCGAAGTACATATCTCCAACATTGAACAGCGAGAAGATTTTCGTAAACATTCTTACATCACCCCTGTTGCTCAAAAACTTATCATGGGTCATGGTTTAAAAGGATATGAAATAGCACTTCAATGGTTAGTCAAAAGTGAAAAGTGA
- the argH|ASL gene encoding argininosuccinate lyase (Belongs to the lyase 1 family. Argininosuccinate lyase subfamily.; KEGG: ccp:CHC_T00004007001 argininosuccinate lyase) translates to MKLWAKDFEISKEIEKFTVGKDRELDVLLAPHDVTGTLAHIKMLESIDLLEKSELETLTLELQKIYGEIAEGNFEIQDGVEDVHSQVEMILTERLGEMGKKIHSGRSRNDQVLLDLKLFIRTQIREIVELVEPLFAQLIKLSNQHKDILIPGYTHYQVAMPSSFGLWFGAYAEALVDDMISLQASFKVSNKNPLGSAAGYGSSFPLNRTMTTELLGFDNLNFNVVYAQMGRGKTEMMVAQSLAAIASTLGKMAQDVCLYNSQNFDFVSFPSHLTTGSSIMPHKKNPDVFELIRSKSNKIMALPNEIAMITSNLASGYHRDLQTIKESFLPVFEDIKSCIGITTYMLENIIVNEDVINDEKYKYVFSVEVVNDKVLNGMSFRDAYKHIGMEIEKGNFEPITEVNHVHEGSIGNLCNDKIENMMSEVIKEFNFSKIDNALSNLLGDQYKK, encoded by the coding sequence ATGAAACTTTGGGCAAAAGATTTTGAAATTAGTAAAGAAATCGAAAAGTTTACCGTAGGTAAAGATCGAGAATTAGATGTTTTATTAGCACCACATGATGTGACAGGAACTTTAGCTCACATTAAAATGTTAGAAAGTATTGACTTATTAGAAAAAAGTGAATTAGAAACTTTAACCCTTGAATTACAAAAAATCTATGGAGAAATTGCTGAAGGTAATTTTGAAATTCAAGACGGAGTAGAAGATGTTCATTCTCAAGTAGAAATGATTCTAACAGAACGTTTAGGAGAGATGGGTAAGAAAATTCATAGTGGGCGTTCTCGTAACGATCAAGTTTTATTAGATCTTAAGTTATTTATTCGAACGCAAATTCGTGAAATAGTAGAGTTAGTAGAACCTCTGTTTGCCCAATTAATCAAATTGAGTAACCAGCATAAAGATATTTTAATTCCAGGTTATACACATTATCAAGTAGCGATGCCATCTTCTTTTGGATTATGGTTTGGTGCCTATGCTGAAGCTTTGGTAGACGATATGATCTCTCTACAAGCTTCATTCAAAGTTTCCAATAAAAACCCATTAGGTTCAGCAGCTGGTTATGGATCTTCATTCCCATTAAATAGAACCATGACTACCGAATTGTTAGGTTTTGATAATTTGAACTTTAACGTTGTATATGCTCAAATGGGAAGAGGGAAAACAGAAATGATGGTAGCACAAAGTTTAGCAGCCATTGCTTCAACTTTAGGAAAAATGGCACAGGATGTATGTTTATATAATAGTCAAAACTTTGATTTTGTGTCATTTCCAAGTCATTTAACTACAGGATCTAGTATTATGCCACATAAGAAGAATCCTGATGTGTTTGAATTGATTCGTTCAAAAAGTAATAAAATTATGGCTTTGCCTAATGAAATAGCTATGATTACATCCAATTTAGCTTCTGGGTATCACAGAGATTTACAAACGATTAAAGAAAGTTTCTTGCCAGTTTTTGAAGATATTAAGTCTTGTATTGGAATTACAACCTATATGTTAGAGAATATTATCGTAAATGAAGATGTGATAAACGATGAAAAATATAAATATGTTTTTAGTGTTGAAGTTGTGAATGATAAAGTGTTAAACGGAATGTCATTCAGAGATGCTTACAAACATATTGGAATGGAAATTGAAAAGGGAAATTTTGAACCTATAACAGAGGTAAATCACGTTCATGAAGGAAGTATTGGAAATTTATGTAATGATAAAATAGAAAATATGATGTCAGAAGTGATAAAAGAATTCAATTTTAGTAAAATAGATAACGCTTTATCAAATCTTTTAGGTGATCAGTATAAGAAATAA
- the qseC gene encoding histidine kinase (KEGG: oce:GU3_02840 two-component system, OmpR family, sensor histidine kinase QseC), translating into MKLIKKTYNNALFYLFPFLALGVFFTFYIIEHVNYEETDEYLTYKMGHLKAYYQKNNVLPRFPQSVDRIQYNVKPIQPFFKDTLILETADNEWIPYRELHFTLPHGNQYHKIVLQHVLLGKDDVLEGTFFITIILILAFIIILVIIINTTYTLWNPFTDTLSKIENFDLKKELPHFSETNIDEFQSLNHTLNKLLVKIKSDYNQTKEFNENASHELQTYLSIIRHSHEKLFNSLDNPKTLQEVQKAHSATLKLSQIQKSLLLLSKIRNQEFTQIDTIPLKIIIQETIIQFEELIEFRNIATLIHLEDVTVQMDSGLAQTLITNLIKNAIRHNIQGGYIKIELKNQLLIIENSGLPLNRSSKEMFQRFTKGQQGHLGIGLAIVYEICSFYNYSLDYTNQKEKHFFSLNFSKK; encoded by the coding sequence ATGAAATTAATTAAAAAAACATATAATAATGCTCTTTTCTATTTATTCCCTTTTCTTGCTTTAGGTGTTTTTTTCACATTCTATATCATAGAACATGTTAATTACGAAGAAACAGATGAATATTTAACCTACAAAATGGGGCATTTAAAAGCCTACTATCAAAAAAATAACGTTCTTCCTAGATTCCCTCAAAGTGTTGATCGAATTCAATATAATGTTAAACCTATACAACCCTTTTTTAAGGATACCTTAATTCTAGAAACAGCAGATAATGAATGGATTCCTTACAGAGAATTACACTTTACATTACCCCATGGCAATCAATATCACAAAATTGTTTTACAACATGTTCTATTAGGAAAAGATGATGTTTTAGAAGGGACCTTTTTCATTACTATTATCCTCATCCTAGCATTTATTATTATTTTAGTTATTATTATAAATACTACTTATACCTTATGGAACCCTTTTACAGATACCCTTTCAAAAATTGAAAATTTCGATTTAAAAAAAGAATTACCTCATTTTTCAGAAACCAATATTGATGAATTTCAATCATTAAATCATACACTAAATAAACTTTTAGTTAAAATCAAATCTGACTATAATCAAACGAAAGAATTTAATGAAAATGCTTCTCATGAATTACAAACTTATTTGTCCATTATTCGTCATTCTCATGAAAAACTTTTTAATTCACTTGATAATCCCAAAACTCTACAAGAAGTTCAAAAAGCCCATTCTGCAACCTTAAAACTTTCTCAAATACAAAAATCACTATTATTATTAAGTAAAATTAGAAATCAAGAATTTACTCAAATTGATACGATTCCTCTAAAAATCATTATACAAGAAACGATAATCCAGTTTGAAGAATTAATTGAATTTAGGAATATAGCAACACTTATTCATCTTGAAGATGTAACAGTACAAATGGATTCCGGTTTGGCACAGACTCTTATTACAAACCTTATCAAAAATGCCATACGACACAATATACAAGGTGGGTATATCAAAATAGAACTTAAAAATCAACTACTTATTATTGAAAATTCAGGGCTTCCATTAAATAGAAGTTCAAAAGAAATGTTTCAACGTTTCACAAAGGGACAGCAAGGTCATTTAGGTATTGGATTAGCTATTGTATATGAGATTTGTTCTTTCTACAACTACTCATTGGACTATACTAATCAAAAAGAAAAACATTTTTTCTCTTTAAATTTTTCTAAAAAATAG
- a CDS encoding transcriptional regulatory protein (Member of the two-component regulatory system BasS/BasR. BasR induces the transcription of the ugd, ais, arnBCADTEF and eptA-basRS loci, all involved in resistance to polymyxin (By similarity); Contains 1 OmpR/PhoB-type DNA-binding domain; Contains 1 response regulatory domain.), translated as MKILIIEDNQELLQTLSHSFVEDDMVCELCQTYDHALEKIMLYHYDIVILDINLPDGNGLNILKKLKSENTNTGTIIISARDSVQNKIEGLELGADDYLAKPFDVAELIARVKSLYRRQNFEGKKSITYSNITFNSQNGKIYIHDNELILTKSEYKILLFFFSNRNRVLTKETIAEHIMGDDMDLIDSFDFIYSHIKNLRKKIINTNIKDPIKVIYGIGYQFIET; from the coding sequence GTGAAAATTTTAATTATAGAAGATAATCAAGAACTTTTACAAACATTATCTCATTCTTTTGTAGAAGATGATATGGTTTGTGAACTATGCCAAACTTATGATCATGCTTTAGAAAAAATAATGTTGTATCACTATGATATTGTTATTTTAGATATTAACCTTCCTGATGGAAATGGTTTAAATATCTTAAAAAAACTAAAGTCTGAAAACACCAATACAGGAACAATTATTATTTCAGCACGGGATTCAGTTCAAAACAAAATAGAAGGACTTGAACTTGGTGCGGATGATTATTTAGCAAAACCTTTTGATGTAGCAGAGTTAATCGCGCGTGTAAAATCTTTATACAGAAGGCAAAATTTTGAAGGAAAGAAAAGTATTACCTATTCTAATATTACCTTCAATTCTCAAAATGGAAAAATTTATATCCATGATAATGAACTCATTTTAACTAAAAGTGAGTATAAAATTCTGTTATTCTTTTTTTCCAATAGAAATCGTGTGTTAACAAAAGAAACTATTGCAGAACACATCATGGGAGATGATATGGATCTCATCGATTCTTTTGATTTTATCTATTCACATATAAAAAACTTACGAAAAAAAATTATCAATACGAATATTAAAGATCCTATCAAAGTTATTTACGGCATTGGATATCAATTCATTGAAACATGA
- a CDS encoding tyrosine recombinase XerC (Site-specific tyrosine recombinase, which acts by catalyzing the cutting and rejoining of the recombining DNA molecules. The XerC-XerD complex is essential to convert dimers of the bacterial chromosome into monomers to permit their segregation at cell division. It also contributes to the segregational stability of plasmids; Belongs to the 'phage' integrase family. XerC subfamily.), with protein MSWKIKLRDYKNYLKLEKGLSENTLESYGRDLEKLAHFYEDQEPENITSEQIQYYIYELAKLGLGARSQARMISSLKSFYKYLLLENELENDPTNLLEAPKIGRKLPETLSMEDIDQLIEAIDLGSAEGERNRAILETLYSCGLRVSELVNLKLSDLFFEEGFIRVLGKGDKQRLVPINSYTIKIIDLYKNEVRIHQSPKIGEEDILFLNRRGNRLTRVMIFTIIKRLTEKIGLRKKISPHTFRHSFATHLLQNGADLRAIQQMLGHESITTTEIYTHVDQEHLRKTIVEYHPRA; from the coding sequence ATGAGCTGGAAAATTAAGTTGCGAGATTATAAAAACTACCTGAAATTAGAAAAAGGACTCTCTGAAAATACATTAGAAAGTTATGGTCGTGATTTAGAAAAATTGGCTCATTTTTATGAAGATCAAGAACCTGAAAATATTACTTCTGAACAAATTCAATATTATATTTATGAATTAGCAAAATTAGGTTTAGGTGCTCGATCTCAAGCACGAATGATTTCAAGTTTAAAAAGTTTTTATAAATATCTTTTATTAGAAAATGAATTAGAAAATGATCCTACAAACCTTCTAGAAGCACCTAAAATTGGTAGAAAATTACCTGAAACTTTATCGATGGAAGATATTGATCAATTAATTGAAGCTATTGATTTAGGTAGTGCTGAAGGAGAACGTAATCGTGCTATTTTAGAAACCTTGTATAGTTGTGGTTTACGTGTTTCAGAGTTAGTCAATTTAAAATTATCTGATTTGTTTTTTGAAGAAGGTTTTATACGTGTTTTAGGTAAAGGAGATAAACAACGTTTAGTCCCCATTAATTCTTATACCATTAAAATTATAGATTTGTATAAAAATGAGGTTCGAATACATCAATCACCTAAAATAGGAGAAGAAGATATTCTTTTTTTAAATCGAAGAGGTAATCGTTTAACACGTGTGATGATTTTTACTATTATCAAACGTTTGACTGAAAAAATTGGATTGAGAAAAAAGATAAGTCCACATACATTTCGTCACTCTTTTGCTACCCACTTACTTCAAAATGGCGCTGATTTACGTGCTATTCAGCAAATGTTGGGGCATGAAAGTATTACAACAACTGAAATTTACACGCATGTAGATCAAGAACATTTGCGAAAAACGATTGTAGAATATCATCCTAGAGCATAG
- the HMGCL|hmgL gene encoding hydroxymethylglutaryl-CoA lyase (Involved in the catabolism of branched amino acids such as leucine; Belongs to the HMG-CoA lyase family.; KEGG: acm:AciX9_1108 hydroxymethylglutaryl-CoA lyase) has product MIKIIECPRDAMQGIKTFIPTEEKAQYINHLLQVGFDTLDFTSFVSPKAIPQMRDAHDLMKLIDFENSKSKHLAIVANIRGAKDACEYKQIDYIGYPFSISETFQKRNANATIEDAFKTVKEIQNLVQQKGKTLVIYFSMAFGNPYGEDWNTEILNYWAKRMHEIEIKIISLSDTVGVAKTKDVQNVFTSLIQQYPTIEFGAHFHTKPHYYWENLTAAYDAGCRRFDAAMKGFGGCPMAEDELIGNVPTEKVVTFVEAQQEQHNLNMPRFETSFNEAMKLFGKYS; this is encoded by the coding sequence GTGATAAAAATTATTGAATGTCCACGTGATGCTATGCAAGGAATTAAAACTTTTATTCCTACAGAAGAAAAAGCACAATATATCAACCACTTACTTCAAGTTGGATTTGATACGTTGGATTTCACCAGTTTTGTATCTCCTAAAGCTATTCCACAAATGCGTGATGCTCACGATTTAATGAAATTAATCGACTTTGAAAATTCAAAATCTAAACATTTAGCCATTGTAGCCAATATAAGAGGGGCAAAAGACGCATGTGAATATAAACAGATTGATTATATAGGTTATCCTTTTTCTATATCTGAAACCTTTCAAAAACGAAATGCAAACGCAACTATTGAAGATGCTTTTAAAACAGTAAAAGAAATTCAAAATCTTGTACAACAAAAAGGAAAAACATTGGTTATTTATTTTTCAATGGCTTTTGGAAATCCCTATGGAGAAGATTGGAATACGGAAATTTTAAATTATTGGGCTAAACGAATGCATGAAATCGAAATTAAAATTATTTCACTTTCTGATACTGTAGGAGTTGCCAAAACAAAAGATGTACAAAACGTTTTCACCTCTTTAATTCAACAATATCCTACTATTGAATTTGGGGCGCATTTTCACACAAAACCACATTATTATTGGGAAAACCTCACAGCTGCTTATGATGCAGGATGTAGAAGATTTGATGCAGCAATGAAAGGCTTTGGAGGATGCCCAATGGCTGAAGATGAATTAATAGGTAATGTTCCTACTGAAAAGGTAGTTACTTTTGTTGAAGCTCAACAAGAACAACATAATTTAAATATGCCTCGCTTTGAAACTTCTTTTAATGAAGCCATGAAATTATTTGGAAAATATAGTTAA
- the codA gene encoding cytosine deaminase (KEGG: sis:LS215_2712 cytosine deaminase), with product MNPKKLVVDKIMQNGGWVNTHAHLDRAYSLTEDTFKYTNSYLKDKWSLVDDMKSNSSVDDVFRRMAKATEHMIEQGAQAIGSFIDVDEVIEDRSIKAAQKLKDEYGKDIEIRFANQVLKGVIDPKARYWFDMSVDFVDIIGGLPLKDHPNEEKHLDILMQTAKDNNKLVHVHVDQFNSSDEKETEQLARKTIEHGMQGKVTAVHSISVAAHPRAYREEVYKLIKEANMHVISCPTAWIDHDRTEKMTVSHNSMTPVDEMVPAGITVAFGTDNICDIYKPFSDGDLWTEMRVMLEACHYYNVDELVKIATVNGLKVLGIEK from the coding sequence ATGAATCCAAAGAAATTAGTAGTAGACAAAATTATGCAGAATGGGGGATGGGTTAATACTCATGCTCATCTAGATCGTGCTTATAGTTTAACAGAAGATACATTTAAATATACGAACTCTTATTTAAAAGATAAATGGTCGTTAGTAGATGATATGAAGAGTAATTCATCTGTAGATGATGTATTCAGAAGAATGGCAAAAGCAACAGAACACATGATTGAACAAGGTGCTCAAGCAATAGGTTCTTTTATTGATGTTGATGAAGTGATTGAGGATCGTTCTATTAAAGCTGCTCAAAAATTAAAAGATGAATATGGTAAAGATATTGAAATTCGTTTTGCTAATCAGGTTTTAAAAGGAGTTATTGATCCAAAAGCACGCTACTGGTTTGATATGTCAGTAGATTTTGTAGATATTATTGGAGGATTACCTTTAAAAGATCACCCAAATGAAGAAAAACATTTGGATATTTTAATGCAAACAGCAAAAGATAACAATAAATTGGTTCATGTTCATGTAGATCAGTTTAATTCAAGTGATGAAAAAGAAACGGAACAATTAGCTCGTAAAACAATTGAACATGGAATGCAAGGAAAAGTAACAGCTGTTCATTCAATTTCAGTTGCGGCACATCCAAGAGCTTATCGTGAAGAAGTATATAAATTGATTAAGGAAGCAAATATGCATGTGATTTCTTGTCCTACAGCATGGATTGATCATGATCGTACTGAAAAGATGACGGTTTCTCACAACTCGATGACTCCAGTTGATGAAATGGTACCTGCAGGAATTACAGTAGCTTTTGGTACAGATAATATTTGTGATATTTATAAACCCTTTTCTGATGGTGATTTATGGACAGAGATGCGTGTAATGTTAGAAGCTTGTCATTATTATAACGTAGATGAATTGGTGAAAATTGCTACGGTTAATGGATTAAAAGTATTAGGGATCGAAAAATAA
- the ilvA|tdcB gene encoding threonine ammonia-lyase (Catalyzes the anaerobic formation of alpha-ketobutyrate and ammonia from threonine in a two-step reaction. The first step involved a dehydration of threonine and a production of enamine intermediates (aminocrotonate), which tautomerizes to its imine form (iminobutyrate). Both intermediates are unstable and short- lived. The second step is the nonenzymatic hydrolysis of the enamine/imine intermediates to form 2-ketobutyrate and free ammonia. In the low water environment of the cell, the second step is accelerated by RidA (By similarity); Belongs to the serine/threonine dehydratase family; Contains 1 ACT-like domain.; KEGG: gst:HW35_17675 threonine dehydratase) — MKERISLKEIQQAQENIKGMVMNTPLTLMPNFSEEYKANIYFKREDLQTVRSYKIRGAFNKIKSLSKESLEKGIVCASAGNHAQGVAFSCAHLQVFGTIFMPQTTPKQKVDSVKMFGGDFVEVVLTGDTFDDSYQFAMQFCNEKRKTFIHPFDDEKIIAGQGTIGLELLEQTSDRIDYIFLPVGGGGLASGVIRAFELLSPHTKIIGVEPEGAPSLDTSLKEGQNTRIEQIEKFVDGAAVQQMGEITFEYCKSLEDNKLIPEGLVCKNILKVYNENAMVVEPAGVLSVSALDFYKKEIQGKNVVCIISGGNNDITRMEEMKERALLYEGVLHYFIVDFPQRAGALKEFLIEVLGPNDDITHFQYTKKNSRFQAPAVVGIEVKDSKDFNLLVKRMKEKGYYGEYLNEKPQLFQYII, encoded by the coding sequence ATGAAAGAACGTATTTCATTAAAAGAAATTCAACAAGCACAGGAAAATATAAAAGGTATGGTAATGAATACTCCATTGACTTTAATGCCTAATTTTTCTGAAGAATATAAAGCCAATATTTATTTTAAAAGAGAAGATTTACAAACCGTTAGATCATATAAAATTAGAGGTGCTTTTAATAAAATTAAATCGTTATCAAAGGAATCTTTAGAAAAGGGAATTGTGTGTGCTAGTGCAGGGAATCATGCTCAAGGAGTAGCCTTTTCATGTGCGCATTTACAAGTTTTTGGAACTATATTCATGCCTCAAACAACTCCAAAACAAAAAGTAGATTCTGTTAAAATGTTTGGAGGAGATTTTGTTGAGGTTGTTTTAACAGGTGATACTTTTGATGATAGTTATCAGTTTGCCATGCAATTTTGTAATGAAAAAAGAAAAACGTTTATACACCCTTTTGATGATGAAAAAATAATAGCAGGACAAGGAACAATAGGGTTGGAATTATTAGAACAAACAAGCGATCGTATTGATTATATTTTTTTACCTGTTGGAGGAGGAGGTCTAGCATCAGGAGTTATTAGAGCATTTGAATTATTAAGCCCACATACTAAAATTATAGGGGTAGAGCCAGAAGGAGCTCCTTCTTTAGATACCTCTTTAAAGGAAGGTCAAAATACAAGAATAGAACAGATTGAAAAATTTGTGGATGGAGCAGCTGTTCAACAAATGGGAGAAATTACTTTTGAGTATTGTAAATCGTTGGAAGATAATAAACTAATACCAGAAGGATTGGTTTGTAAGAATATACTAAAAGTATATAATGAAAACGCTATGGTTGTTGAGCCAGCTGGGGTTCTTTCAGTTTCAGCATTAGATTTTTATAAAAAAGAAATTCAAGGAAAAAATGTGGTTTGTATTATTAGTGGAGGGAATAATGATATTACGCGAATGGAAGAAATGAAAGAACGTGCCTTACTTTACGAAGGTGTTTTACATTATTTTATTGTAGATTTTCCACAACGAGCAGGAGCATTGAAAGAATTTTTAATTGAAGTTTTAGGACCTAATGATGATATTACACATTTTCAATATACTAAAAAGAATAGTCGATTTCAGGCCCCAGCAGTAGTAGGAATTGAAGTAAAAGACTCTAAAGATTTTAATCTTTTAGTGAAAAGAATGAAAGAAAAAGGATATTATGGAGAGTATTTGAATGAAAAACCTCAATTATTTCAGTATATAATATAA